In Sorghum bicolor cultivar BTx623 chromosome 8, Sorghum_bicolor_NCBIv3, whole genome shotgun sequence, one genomic interval encodes:
- the LOC8064619 gene encoding uncharacterized protein LOC8064619 isoform X2 produces the protein MAFHVACPITWRVCDCELGFGAAAASNKGGGGAVWAGAAAALEGFLADPWLLRPAGAAAADAATVQVEVPPLEPAPEDGEDEARRAAAQRGAAAAEDLARRFESGAYGSPEAEGDEDEWDREDQGNAAVKVMCRLCFSGENEGSTKAAKMLPCKLCSKRYHRNCLKSWGEHRDLFHWSSWVCPSCRNCEVCRRPGDPNKLMFCKRCDGAYHCYCQQPSHKNVTHGPYLCPKHTRCHSCGSGVPGSGHSTRWFLGYTCCDACGRLFVKGNYCPICLKVYRDSEVIPMVCCDVCEKWVHIECDGISDEKYQEFQADQNLQYTCAACRGECSQIRDTEDAIRELWKRRDVVDHELMVTLRAAAALPSPEDVSPPYPNSDDEKLGAYVLKNESRNTLKFSLKSNSSKPPSDTPEQEKIVFKSPGSNKKSSKKKGGQGNKTDDGHDEIFLERRHDVKLPNSRLGDQSIDGNHDRSPFKNDDNAYISSSTRSSEKSLKSPSKKAVPNNADMIPKVKIKGSKVSTLHYKDGEENTPKNDTGKATKLVIHLGSRHKTRSGSPKSELSNSQREQDLGSIHGGKVDVTSQLKSSRSEVKERSVMKLVRETGAPQRNSLLGDLGTSKKHATGKRSNALISGMENANETGSRNRSFAQKQYHSSQVDENQGTADSPDNLKPSLLKLKFKRPHFEQLNTQASQPEEPTSWVSQQEEQLNVAKGQRSKRKRPSMEKADGLDGTTPAKRHQQSTDDEVMDANWILRKLGKDAIGKRIEVHLTSDGKWHQGMVSNVIGGTLCIQLDNGRSENVELGKQAIRLIASRSKGGKR, from the exons ATGGCGTTTCACGTCGCGTGCCCCATCACTTG GAGGGTGTGCGACTGCGAGCTAGGGTTCGGAGCCGCGGCGGCGAGCAACAAGGGAGGAGGGGGTGCGGTATGggcgggcgcggcggcggcgctcgagGGGTTCCTGGCGGATCCGTGGCTGCTGCGGCCGGCCGGGGCAgccgcggcggatgcggcgacgGTGCAGGTGGAGGTGCCGCCCCTGGAGCCCGCCCCTGAGGATGGGGAGGACGAGGCGCGCCGGGCTGCGGCGCAgcgcggcgccgccgcggcggaggaCCTCGCCAGGCGCTTCGAGAGCGGCGCCTACGGATCACCG GAGGCAGAAGGAGATGAAGACGAGTGGGATCGAGAGGATCAAGGAAATGCTGCTGTCAAGGTTATGTGCCGTTTATGCTTTTCTGGAGAAAATGAGGGCAGCACGAAAGCTGCCAAAATGCTTCCATGTAAACTCTGCAGCAAACGGTATCATAGAAACTGTTTGAAAAGCTGGGGGGAACATAGAG ACCTTTTCCACTGGAGCTCATGGGTCTGTCCGTCTTGCCGCAATTGTGAG GTGTGCCGACGTCCTGGTGATCCCAATAAGTTAATGTTCTGTAAAAGGTGTGATGGCGCTTATCATTGTTACTGCCAGCAACCATCACACAAG AATGTTACCCATGGACCATATTTATGTCCAAAACACACAAGGTGCCACAGCTGTGGATCTGGTGTGCCTGGTAGTGGCCATAGCACAAG GTGGTTTTTGGGGTACACATGTTGTGATGCGTGTGGGCGATTGTTTGTGAAAGGAAACTACTGTCCAATTTGCTTGAAG GTTTATAGAGACTCTGAAGTGATACCTATGGTTTGCTGCGATGTTTGTGAAAAATGGGTGCATATTGAGTGTGATGGCATCAG TGACGAAAAGTACCAAGAATTTCAAGCTGACCAAAACCTTCAGTACACATGTGCAGCATGCCGTGGTGAATGCTCCCAG ATCCGGGACACTGAGGATGCAATCCGGGAGCTTTGGAAGAGGAGAGATGTTGTCGATCATGAACTTATGGTTACTTTGCGGGCTGCTGCTGCACTACCTTCTCCTGAAGATGTGTCACCACCTTATCCAAACTCAGATGATGAGAAACTCGGTGCATATGTATTGAAAAATGAGAGTAGAAATACTCTAAAGTTTTCATTAAAAAGCAACAGTAGTAAGCCTCCATCAGATACACCTGAGCAAGAGAAGATTGTTTTTAAGAGCCCTGGATCAAATAAGAAGTCTTCCAAAAAGAAAGGTGGCCAGGGTAATAAAACAGATGATGGCCATGATGAAATATTTCTGGAGAGAAGGCATGATGTTAAATTACCAAATAGCCGTTTGGGAGATCAAAGTATAGATGGCAATCATGATAGGAGCCCTTTTAAGAATGATGATAATGCCTACATTTCATCTTCAACTCGAAGTTCAGAGAAGAGTTTGAAATCTCCATCCAAGAAAGCTGTGCCAAACAATGCTGATATGATACCCAAAGTCAAGATTAAAGGCAGTAAGGTTTCAACTTTGCATTACAAAGATGGTGAAGAAAATACCCCCAAGAATGACACTGGAAAAGCTACCAAGTTGGTTATTCATCTTGGTTCGCGGCATAAAACTAGGAGTGGCTCTCCTAAGTCAGAACTGTCCAATTCTCAAAGAGAGCAAGATCTGGGTTCAATACATG GAGGGAAAGTAGATGTTACAAGCCAGCTGAAAAGTTCAAGAAGTGAGGTAAAAGAGAGAAGTGTAATGAAGTTAGTTAGAGAGACTGGGGCACCGCAAAGAAATAGCCTTTTGGGTGATCTTGGTACCTCAAAAAAGCATGCAACTGGGAAAAGGAGCAATGCTCTAATTTCTGGAATGGAAAATGCAAATGAAACTGGTAGTAGAAACAGATCATTTGCACAAAAACAATATCATTCTAGTCAGGTGGATGAGAACCAAGGAACTGCTGACTCTCCTGATAATTTGAAGCCATCATTGCTCAAACTCAAATTTAAGCGTCCACATTTTGAGCAGCTAAACACCCAGGCCTCTCAACCAGAGGAGCCGACCTCCTGGGTTTCTCAGCAAGAGGAGCAGTTAAATGTTGCTAAAGGCCAGAGGTCAAAGAGGAAGAGGCCTTCAATGGAGAAGGCAGATGGTTTGGATGGTACGACTCCAGCCAAGAGGCATCAGCAGAGCACAGATGATGAAGTGATGGATGCAAACTGGATTCTACGCAAGTTGGGCAAGGATGCGATTGGAAAGAGGATTGAGGTCCATCTAACTTCTGATGGCAAATG GCATCAAGGGATGGTGTCGAATGTCATCGGTGGCACACTGTGTATTCAGTTAGACAATGGCAGGTCTGAGAACGTGGAGCTAGGAAAGCAGGCCATCCGCCTGATTGCTTCAAGATCAAAGGGCGGGAAGCGATGA
- the LOC8067218 gene encoding pentatricopeptide repeat-containing protein At4g02820, mitochondrial, whose protein sequence is MRAGGDEEEHGDEDSRRVSHQRGGFADRSLHEPARRSWAAGLRTNDQAMLAATGGRLFSAASARGGHAGGGVSAGSGDTLGKRLLKLIYPKRSAVVVLRRWAEEGRTVEKYQLNRVVRELRKYGRFKHALEICEWMRTRPEMRLLPGDHAVHLDLVAKVRGLASAVKFFEDMPERAKAPSTCNALLHAYVQHGAREKAEAMMAEMARAGYLTCALPFNHMMSLYMASGELERVPEMIKELRRYTVPDLVTYNMWLTYCSKKKSVKSAEKVFALMKDDRVVPDWMTFSLLGSIYINAGLHVEGRNALVEMEKMASRKERAAYSSLLTLYASLSDRGNLDRVWNKMRETFRKFSDTEYKCMLTSLTRFNDIAAAEGLYREWESASGTRDSRIPNTILSYYIKNGMIEKAESFLGQIVEKGVKPSYSTWELFIWGYLGDNKTDKVLECLKKALSSLEKWEPNHELATAIFSQVEKTGDIEAAEKLLVVFRDAGYVTTEMYNSVLRTYAEAKLMPLIVDERMEQDKVAMDVETRRLLRLTSKYPIGEVSTLMS, encoded by the exons ATGCGCGCGGGCGGCGACGAGGAGGAGCACGGCGACGAGGACTCGAGGAGGGTTAGCCACCAGCGGGGTGGTTTTGCGGATAGGTCCCTGCACGA GCCGGCGAGGAGGTCTTGGGCAGCTGGCCTGCGGACCAACGACCAAGCCATGCTCGCGGCCACCGGCGGTAGGCTGTTCTCCGCGGCGTCCGCGCGAGGCGGTCACGCGGGCGGTGGTGTCTCCGCGGGGAGTGGGGACACGCTGGGGAAGCGGTTGCTGAAGCTCATCTACCCGAAGCGGAGCGCGGTGGTGGTGCTCCGGCGGTGGGCGGAGGAAGGCCGCACCGTGGAGAAGTACCAGCTCAACCGCGTCGTCAGGGAGCTTCGGAAGTACGGCCGCTTCAAGCACGCACTCGAG ATCTGCGAGTGGATGCGGACGCGGCCGGAGATGCGGCTGCTGCCGGGGGACCACGCGGTGCACCTCGACCTGGTCGCCAAGGTCCGGGGGCTCGCCAGCGCCGTCAAGTTCTTCGAGGACATGCCGGAGCGCGCCAAGGCGCCGTCCACCTGCAACGCGCTGCTGCACGCGTACGTGCAGCACGGCGCGAGGGAGAAGGCCGAGGCCATGATGGCGGAGATGGCCCGTGCCGGGTACCTCACCTGCGCGCTGCCCTTCAACCACATGATGTCGCTGTACATGGCGAGCGGCGAGCTCGAGCGGGTGCCGGAGAtgatcaaggagctgaggaggtaCACGGTCCCCGACCTCGTCACCTACAACATGTGGCTCACGTACTGCTCCAAGAAGAAGAGCGTGAAGAGCGCTGAGAAGGTGTTTGCTCTCATGAAGGATGATAGGGTGGTTCCTGACTGGATGACCTTCAGCTTGCTCGGTAGCATCTACATCAATGCCGGACTCCATGTCGAGGGCCGGAACGCGTTGGTGGAGATGGAGAAGATGGCCTCCAGGAAGGAGCGAGCCGCATACTCGTCACTCCTCACCCTGTATGCGAGCTTGTCAGATAGAGGGAACTTGGACAGGGTGTGGAATAAGATGAGGGAAACCTTCAGGAAGTTCAGCGACACGGAGTACAAGTGCATGCTCACTTCCCTCACGAGGTTTAACGACATAGCTGCAGCAGAAGGCCTTTACAGGGAATGGGAATCAGCGTCGGGAACACGTGATTCAAGGATCCCGAACACGATCCTTTCGTATTACATCAAGAATGGCATGATCGAGAAGGCAGAGAGCTTTCTTGGCCAGATTGTGGAGAAAGGAGTGAAACCCAGCTATAGCACATGGGAGTTATTCATCTGGGGTTATCTCGGCGACAACAAGACGGACAAAGTCCTTGAGTGCCTGAAGAAGGCCCTCTCAAGCTTGGAGAAATGGGAGCCAAACCATGAGCTCGCCACCGCGATCTTTTCTCAGGTCGAGAAGACAGGTGACATTGAAGCTGCAGAGAAGCTCCTAGTCGTGTTCCGGGATGCAGGGTATGTGACCACTGAGATGTACAACTCGGTCTTGCGCACTTATGCAGAGGCCAAGCTCATGCCTCTGATAGTTGACGAACGCATGGAGCAAGACAAGGTGGCCATGGATGTGGAAACCAGGAGATTGTTGAGGTTGACCAGCAAATATCCAATCGGTGAGGTTTCAACATTGATGTCTTGA
- the LOC8064620 gene encoding uncharacterized protein LOC8064620 isoform X1 codes for MQAAAGSVSWVTAQPSVLGRCGGAPSASLKGSACGVGGGGCRIRGRDVAVPRCCARAQEKRPPRVRKSKEERREMVESFINGYRLSNEGKFPSVNLTHKEVGGSYYIVREIVRDIIQENRVLGPGGLDAMALSFEDRDDSSESSMKHELGQDNIEILDTSGSEVSKGYVPEISSTDESIPLQDNAISTQTLLGSSNILEAGVLNSVVQNGSAADAILMETNLEKQDEVPSGGSIEFDLNSSEEQARLFAQVSDSDEDIVLNSQADAQDGTASSATDGVILPLESSAVYESNAALLRDHETLPNDNHDGSTDGAVDDANLLAAINGVQAKQASLHEHDASTGSVSIDNAQSFDSQYSTTVSTDPINGSKSEAEVATKTVEASKVHRLQDEFEQPLVDASCDGQENSDSPVSHPALDTKGLLHTEDQHSVVQIDESEFKISTPGITKEEVQAADFRHEQGINTRTAISRKTLKALQKKDDNLFWLVLRAFVVAISKIWAK; via the exons ATGCAGGCCGCGGCCGGGAGCGTCTCTTGGGTCACCGCGCAGCCGTCCGTCCTCGGCCGCTGCGGCGGCGCGCCGTCCGCTTCGCTCAAGGGGAGTGCTTGCGGCGTCGGAGGAGGAGGGTGCAGGATCCGGGGCCGGGACGTCGCCGTGCCGCGGTGCTGCGCGCGCGCGCAGGAGAAGCGCCCGCCGCGAGTGCGCAAATCCAAGGAGGAGAGGCGGGAGATGGTGGAGTCCTTCATCAACGG TTACCGACTTTCAAATGAAGGTAAATTCCCATCAGTTAACCTTACCCATAAGGAAGTTGGAGGGTCATATTATATTGTTCGTGAAATCGTGAGGGATATCATCCAAGAGAATAGAGTCCTTGGTCCTGGTGGCTTGGATGCTATGGCGCTGAGTTTTGAAGATCGTGATGATTCTTCAGAGTCATCCATGAAGCATGAATTGGGTCAAGACAATATAGAGATCTTAGATACGTCTGGTAGTGAAGTCAGTAAGGGTTATGTACCTGAAATATCCAGCACTGATGAATCGATTCCATTGCAAGACAATGCCATCAGCACTCAGACACTGCTGGGTTCATCAAATATCTTAGAGGCTGGTGTTCTGAATAGTGTGGTCCAAAATGGGAGTGCGGCAGATGCAATATTGATGGAAACAAATCTTGAGAAACAAGATGAAGTTCCATCTGGAGGATCCATTGAGTTTGACTTGAATAGTTCTGAAGAGCAAGCTCGTTTGTTTGCTCAGGTTTCTGATTCAGATGAAGACATTGTACTAAACAGTCAGGCAGATGCACAGGATGGAACAGCCAGTAGTGCTACCGATGGAGTTATTCTTCCCTTAGAGTCTTCTGCTGTTTATGAAAGCAATGCTGCACTTTTAAGAGATCATGAGACATTACCTAATGATAATCATGATGGATCAACTGATGGTGCCGTGGATGATGCAAACCTCCTTGCAGCGATCAATGGTGTTCAAGCAAAGCAAGCTTCTTTACATGAGCATGATGCATCAACTGGAAGTGTGTCGATTGACAATGCTCAGAGCTTTGATAGTCAGTATAGTACTACTGTATCTACTGATCCTATAAATGGTTCTAAATCGGAGGCTGAAGTTGCAACCAAGACAGTTGAAGCATCTAAAGTACACAGGCTGCAAGATGAGTTTGAGCAACCATTGGTTGATGCTAGCTGTGACGGGCAAGAAAACTCTGACAGCCCTGTTTCTCATCCAGCATTAGATACAAAG GGGCTGTTGCACACAGAAGATCAGCACAGTGTTGTACAGATAGATGAAAGTGAATTCAAGATCTCAACACCTGGGATCACAAAGGAAGAGGTCCAGGCAGCTGATTTCAGGCATGAACAAGGAATTAACACCAGAACAGCGATCAGCAG gaaaactttgaaAGCTCTGCAGAAGAAAGATGACAACCTATTCTGGCTTGTCCTTagggcatttgttgttgctatATCAAAAATCTGGGCAAAATGA
- the LOC8064620 gene encoding uncharacterized protein LOC8064620 isoform X2, with translation MQAAAGSVSWVTAQPSVLGRCGGAPSASLKGSACGVGGGGCRIRGRDVAVPRCCARAQEKRPPRVRKSKEERREMVESFINGYRLSNEGKFPSVNLTHKEVGGSYYIVREIVRDIIQENRVLGPGGLDAMALSFEDRDDSSESSMKHELGQDNIEILDTSGSEVSKGYVPEISSTDESIPLQDNAISTQTLLGSSNILEAGVLNSVVQNGSAADAILMETNLEKQDEVPSGGSIEFDLNSSEEQARLFAQVSDSDEDIVLNSQADAQDGTASSATDGVILPLESSAVYESNAALLRDHETLPNDNHDGSTDGAVDDANLLAAINGVQAKQASLHEHDASTGSVSIDNAQSFDSQYSTTVSTDPINGSKSEAEVATKTVEASKVHRLQDEFEQPLVDASCDGQENSDSPVSHPALDTKGLLHTEDQHSVVQIDESEFKISTPGITKEEVQAADFRHEQGINTRTAISRHALCLLTLRCMLTVYNFLHTSQKAAVY, from the exons ATGCAGGCCGCGGCCGGGAGCGTCTCTTGGGTCACCGCGCAGCCGTCCGTCCTCGGCCGCTGCGGCGGCGCGCCGTCCGCTTCGCTCAAGGGGAGTGCTTGCGGCGTCGGAGGAGGAGGGTGCAGGATCCGGGGCCGGGACGTCGCCGTGCCGCGGTGCTGCGCGCGCGCGCAGGAGAAGCGCCCGCCGCGAGTGCGCAAATCCAAGGAGGAGAGGCGGGAGATGGTGGAGTCCTTCATCAACGG TTACCGACTTTCAAATGAAGGTAAATTCCCATCAGTTAACCTTACCCATAAGGAAGTTGGAGGGTCATATTATATTGTTCGTGAAATCGTGAGGGATATCATCCAAGAGAATAGAGTCCTTGGTCCTGGTGGCTTGGATGCTATGGCGCTGAGTTTTGAAGATCGTGATGATTCTTCAGAGTCATCCATGAAGCATGAATTGGGTCAAGACAATATAGAGATCTTAGATACGTCTGGTAGTGAAGTCAGTAAGGGTTATGTACCTGAAATATCCAGCACTGATGAATCGATTCCATTGCAAGACAATGCCATCAGCACTCAGACACTGCTGGGTTCATCAAATATCTTAGAGGCTGGTGTTCTGAATAGTGTGGTCCAAAATGGGAGTGCGGCAGATGCAATATTGATGGAAACAAATCTTGAGAAACAAGATGAAGTTCCATCTGGAGGATCCATTGAGTTTGACTTGAATAGTTCTGAAGAGCAAGCTCGTTTGTTTGCTCAGGTTTCTGATTCAGATGAAGACATTGTACTAAACAGTCAGGCAGATGCACAGGATGGAACAGCCAGTAGTGCTACCGATGGAGTTATTCTTCCCTTAGAGTCTTCTGCTGTTTATGAAAGCAATGCTGCACTTTTAAGAGATCATGAGACATTACCTAATGATAATCATGATGGATCAACTGATGGTGCCGTGGATGATGCAAACCTCCTTGCAGCGATCAATGGTGTTCAAGCAAAGCAAGCTTCTTTACATGAGCATGATGCATCAACTGGAAGTGTGTCGATTGACAATGCTCAGAGCTTTGATAGTCAGTATAGTACTACTGTATCTACTGATCCTATAAATGGTTCTAAATCGGAGGCTGAAGTTGCAACCAAGACAGTTGAAGCATCTAAAGTACACAGGCTGCAAGATGAGTTTGAGCAACCATTGGTTGATGCTAGCTGTGACGGGCAAGAAAACTCTGACAGCCCTGTTTCTCATCCAGCATTAGATACAAAG GGGCTGTTGCACACAGAAGATCAGCACAGTGTTGTACAGATAGATGAAAGTGAATTCAAGATCTCAACACCTGGGATCACAAAGGAAGAGGTCCAGGCAGCTGATTTCAGGCATGAACAAGGAATTAACACCAGAACAGCGATCAGCAGGCATGCACTTTGCCTCCTAACTTTGCGTTGCATGCTTACCGTTTATAATTTCCTTCACACATCACAAAAGGCAGCAGTATATTAG
- the LOC8064619 gene encoding uncharacterized protein LOC8064619 isoform X1: MAFHVACPITCRRVCDCELGFGAAAASNKGGGGAVWAGAAAALEGFLADPWLLRPAGAAAADAATVQVEVPPLEPAPEDGEDEARRAAAQRGAAAAEDLARRFESGAYGSPEAEGDEDEWDREDQGNAAVKVMCRLCFSGENEGSTKAAKMLPCKLCSKRYHRNCLKSWGEHRDLFHWSSWVCPSCRNCEVCRRPGDPNKLMFCKRCDGAYHCYCQQPSHKNVTHGPYLCPKHTRCHSCGSGVPGSGHSTRWFLGYTCCDACGRLFVKGNYCPICLKVYRDSEVIPMVCCDVCEKWVHIECDGISDEKYQEFQADQNLQYTCAACRGECSQIRDTEDAIRELWKRRDVVDHELMVTLRAAAALPSPEDVSPPYPNSDDEKLGAYVLKNESRNTLKFSLKSNSSKPPSDTPEQEKIVFKSPGSNKKSSKKKGGQGNKTDDGHDEIFLERRHDVKLPNSRLGDQSIDGNHDRSPFKNDDNAYISSSTRSSEKSLKSPSKKAVPNNADMIPKVKIKGSKVSTLHYKDGEENTPKNDTGKATKLVIHLGSRHKTRSGSPKSELSNSQREQDLGSIHGGKVDVTSQLKSSRSEVKERSVMKLVRETGAPQRNSLLGDLGTSKKHATGKRSNALISGMENANETGSRNRSFAQKQYHSSQVDENQGTADSPDNLKPSLLKLKFKRPHFEQLNTQASQPEEPTSWVSQQEEQLNVAKGQRSKRKRPSMEKADGLDGTTPAKRHQQSTDDEVMDANWILRKLGKDAIGKRIEVHLTSDGKWHQGMVSNVIGGTLCIQLDNGRSENVELGKQAIRLIASRSKGGKR, from the exons ATGGCGTTTCACGTCGCGTGCCCCATCACTTG CAGGAGGGTGTGCGACTGCGAGCTAGGGTTCGGAGCCGCGGCGGCGAGCAACAAGGGAGGAGGGGGTGCGGTATGggcgggcgcggcggcggcgctcgagGGGTTCCTGGCGGATCCGTGGCTGCTGCGGCCGGCCGGGGCAgccgcggcggatgcggcgacgGTGCAGGTGGAGGTGCCGCCCCTGGAGCCCGCCCCTGAGGATGGGGAGGACGAGGCGCGCCGGGCTGCGGCGCAgcgcggcgccgccgcggcggaggaCCTCGCCAGGCGCTTCGAGAGCGGCGCCTACGGATCACCG GAGGCAGAAGGAGATGAAGACGAGTGGGATCGAGAGGATCAAGGAAATGCTGCTGTCAAGGTTATGTGCCGTTTATGCTTTTCTGGAGAAAATGAGGGCAGCACGAAAGCTGCCAAAATGCTTCCATGTAAACTCTGCAGCAAACGGTATCATAGAAACTGTTTGAAAAGCTGGGGGGAACATAGAG ACCTTTTCCACTGGAGCTCATGGGTCTGTCCGTCTTGCCGCAATTGTGAG GTGTGCCGACGTCCTGGTGATCCCAATAAGTTAATGTTCTGTAAAAGGTGTGATGGCGCTTATCATTGTTACTGCCAGCAACCATCACACAAG AATGTTACCCATGGACCATATTTATGTCCAAAACACACAAGGTGCCACAGCTGTGGATCTGGTGTGCCTGGTAGTGGCCATAGCACAAG GTGGTTTTTGGGGTACACATGTTGTGATGCGTGTGGGCGATTGTTTGTGAAAGGAAACTACTGTCCAATTTGCTTGAAG GTTTATAGAGACTCTGAAGTGATACCTATGGTTTGCTGCGATGTTTGTGAAAAATGGGTGCATATTGAGTGTGATGGCATCAG TGACGAAAAGTACCAAGAATTTCAAGCTGACCAAAACCTTCAGTACACATGTGCAGCATGCCGTGGTGAATGCTCCCAG ATCCGGGACACTGAGGATGCAATCCGGGAGCTTTGGAAGAGGAGAGATGTTGTCGATCATGAACTTATGGTTACTTTGCGGGCTGCTGCTGCACTACCTTCTCCTGAAGATGTGTCACCACCTTATCCAAACTCAGATGATGAGAAACTCGGTGCATATGTATTGAAAAATGAGAGTAGAAATACTCTAAAGTTTTCATTAAAAAGCAACAGTAGTAAGCCTCCATCAGATACACCTGAGCAAGAGAAGATTGTTTTTAAGAGCCCTGGATCAAATAAGAAGTCTTCCAAAAAGAAAGGTGGCCAGGGTAATAAAACAGATGATGGCCATGATGAAATATTTCTGGAGAGAAGGCATGATGTTAAATTACCAAATAGCCGTTTGGGAGATCAAAGTATAGATGGCAATCATGATAGGAGCCCTTTTAAGAATGATGATAATGCCTACATTTCATCTTCAACTCGAAGTTCAGAGAAGAGTTTGAAATCTCCATCCAAGAAAGCTGTGCCAAACAATGCTGATATGATACCCAAAGTCAAGATTAAAGGCAGTAAGGTTTCAACTTTGCATTACAAAGATGGTGAAGAAAATACCCCCAAGAATGACACTGGAAAAGCTACCAAGTTGGTTATTCATCTTGGTTCGCGGCATAAAACTAGGAGTGGCTCTCCTAAGTCAGAACTGTCCAATTCTCAAAGAGAGCAAGATCTGGGTTCAATACATG GAGGGAAAGTAGATGTTACAAGCCAGCTGAAAAGTTCAAGAAGTGAGGTAAAAGAGAGAAGTGTAATGAAGTTAGTTAGAGAGACTGGGGCACCGCAAAGAAATAGCCTTTTGGGTGATCTTGGTACCTCAAAAAAGCATGCAACTGGGAAAAGGAGCAATGCTCTAATTTCTGGAATGGAAAATGCAAATGAAACTGGTAGTAGAAACAGATCATTTGCACAAAAACAATATCATTCTAGTCAGGTGGATGAGAACCAAGGAACTGCTGACTCTCCTGATAATTTGAAGCCATCATTGCTCAAACTCAAATTTAAGCGTCCACATTTTGAGCAGCTAAACACCCAGGCCTCTCAACCAGAGGAGCCGACCTCCTGGGTTTCTCAGCAAGAGGAGCAGTTAAATGTTGCTAAAGGCCAGAGGTCAAAGAGGAAGAGGCCTTCAATGGAGAAGGCAGATGGTTTGGATGGTACGACTCCAGCCAAGAGGCATCAGCAGAGCACAGATGATGAAGTGATGGATGCAAACTGGATTCTACGCAAGTTGGGCAAGGATGCGATTGGAAAGAGGATTGAGGTCCATCTAACTTCTGATGGCAAATG GCATCAAGGGATGGTGTCGAATGTCATCGGTGGCACACTGTGTATTCAGTTAGACAATGGCAGGTCTGAGAACGTGGAGCTAGGAAAGCAGGCCATCCGCCTGATTGCTTCAAGATCAAAGGGCGGGAAGCGATGA